Proteins co-encoded in one Callospermophilus lateralis isolate mCalLat2 chromosome 2, mCalLat2.hap1, whole genome shotgun sequence genomic window:
- the LOC143390902 gene encoding interferon beta-like — MNNRCILQLALLLCFSTTALSLSYNLLRLQQFNSSVECQKLLEQLNGRPADCLSDRMDFKIPKEIRHPQQFQKEQAAFVIYEMLKDIFHVFERGYTNPGWNETVVKDLLAKLNHQMDLLNTTVVGKLGEENKTRAYSSTILRLKSYYVRIRTYLEAKEYSSCAWTVVRDELYWNFSFINRLTDKFQN, encoded by the coding sequence ATGAACAACAGGTGCATCCTCCAACTGGCTCTCCTGTTGTGCTTCTCCACCACAGCTCTTTCCCTAAGTTACAACCTGCTTCGACTCCAACAGTTCAACAGCAGTGTGGAATGTCAGAAACTCCTAGAGCAGTTGAATGGAAGGCCTGCAGACTGCCTCAGTGACAGGATGGACTTCAAGATCCCCAAGGAGATCAGACATCCACAGCAGTTCCAGAAGGAGCAGGCTGCCTTTGTCATCTATGAGATGCTCAAGGACATCTTTCATGTATTTGAAAGAGGCTACACTAACCCTGGCTGGAATGAGACCGTTGTCAAAGACCTCCTTGCTAAACTCAATCATCAGATGGACCTCCTGAACACAACAGTGGTAGGGAAACTGGGGGAGGAAAACAAAACCAGGGCATACTCCAGCACCATCCTGCGCCTGAAGAGTTACTATGTGAGGATCCGGACATACCTGGAGGCCAAGGAGTACAGCAGCTGTGCCTGGACAGTAGTCAGAGATGAACTCTACTGGAACTTCTCCTTCATTAACAGACTTACTGACAAATTCCAAAACTGA
- the LOC143390901 gene encoding interferon alpha-2-like: MALPLAFLLALVVLSCKNTCSLGCDLPQIHNLGLETPEKNEGGSLTLLEKMRRIPTFSCLNYRKDFAFPQQQLEGKQVQKSQAVAILHEMTQQIFNLFSTQEAFAAWDKTLLDTFLSGLHQHLDDLKACGSKQMGVEEAPLRAVRKYFLRITVYLKEKKYLPCAWEVVRAEIMKSFSSSANLYGRLRSME; the protein is encoded by the coding sequence ATGGCCTTGCCCTTGGCTTTCCTGCTGGCCCTGGTGGTGCTCAGCTGCAAGAACACCTGCTCTCTGGGCTGTGACCTGCCTCAGATACACAACCTGGGTCTTGAAACTCCTGAGAAAAATGAGGGGGGGTCCCTGACACTCCTGGAAAAAATGAGGAGAATTCCCACTTTCTCCTGCCTGAACTACAGAAAGGACTTTGCCTTCCCCCAGCAGCAGTTGGAGGGTAAGCAGGTCCAGAAGTCTCAAGCTGTTGCTATCCTCCATGAGATGACCCAGCAGATCTTCAACCTCTTCAGCACCCAGGAGGCCTTTGCTGCTTGGGACAAGACCCTCCTGGACACCTTCCTCAGTGGCCTCCATCAGCATCTGGATGACCTGAAAGCCTGTGGGTCCAAGCAGATGGGGGTGGAAGAGGCTCCCCTGAGGGCAGTGAGGAAATACTTCCTCAggatcactgtctacctgaaggaGAAGAAATACCTGCCTTGTGCCTGGGAGGTGGTCAGAGCAGAAATCATGAAATCCTTCTCTTCATCAGCCAACTTGTATGGAAGACTAAGGAGCATGGAATGA